One window of Paenibacillus sp. FSL K6-3182 genomic DNA carries:
- a CDS encoding AAA family ATPase translates to MTVKNSMENDPVKSELGRLSSDLTLNHETGVTLREFMNSQTCMKPDVFLILARAIAASVGKLHQQQIIHLDLRPERIGVLSNVNEAYLTDSGCAVHRSKDGYVRPLYGIIESGLPYCSPEHTGRMLRTVDERSDLYSLGIIFYEMLVDHLPFLADDPLEWVYMHLAQSPPPLLNQRIDLPDGLAAIVMKLLEKNPDNRYQNTGFLIADLDNIGRSNDTFLMEPGFHGRENEISMLTQAFYSACFGSTEMVYISGEAGIGKTSLMEEMFRKQQHSRDFFYITGKFEQISKESPYHPIIQAFRGLMRHLLGGRKEQSQLWRRKLREALGSNAHVITAIIPEAGLILGDSPASEELPANESKKRFIYVFRKFVQSLASKEHPLVLFIDDLQWANSSSLQLIHALLNDPESQYLLFVCAYRHTETDRSKLPGYEADGSVSDHALVRHIHLSPMSLTQMNCIVMETLNSEAGTALSLTELLYHQSGGNPFHFKQILLRLQDDSILLYNHEKRCWQWNLGQIIEQEPSYAIHDLMAHKWHRLSSNAQEMLKVAACVGSIFHPDLISSVTNRNIEDIVAEWSAIEAEGMILPYESDKYRFAHDNIQKLIYSQMDNETKQAFHIQIGRCMNGKNAEYGENSFAIVNHLNRGSKRITDRQQLLQLVKLNLDAGHRAKASSAFDIALGYFGKGVGLLPAEDWDYEFELIFELHAQKAECEYLCGNHMKSDQEIDFLLGRARNPVERSRVQMIRIMQYINQGKYLEGTALGLESLKEHQILISPNPGSFMLLMEGLRIEALLRNQYDRLAHLEEMSDKDRIAAMNLIFAITPSTFFTNKKVYFLLMCRAIQLSLKYGNTPASAAVYSAYGMILGNALGKSDKGYAICKVGVELSERYNITSIKSNTYTIFGGVLCQFAGNAREGDAYLAKALRFGMDSGDYVFASYAIGAHINSLYTRAPLSELARAIADYMAVLDTTNDEFVRQNFYLYQQVILALQGGTDAPDSFSGAGFEEEEFLNRIRKEETSATTLFQYSTYKTQLCYILGSHEEAIRWAQQAKSYEAYATHLPHLPECLFYESLATFAKYTQSRNGSYKKKNIIRNLSRFRKWAAWSPTNYQSRQYLLQAEFAHASSDFAMAEELYDKAIREAREQDDLQVTSLASELAANYYLRHDKRKTALFYLQLAIDGYKRWEVSVKVMQLEELMLHWQRHEDADQTYVIPPTAGRSDTEQAAGTSGSRNELHSVDSIDLAAILKTTQAITNQMDMDTVLAEIMNTIMKYAGASKGALLTGSNDALYVQVYADSEAKAYTPPLELYDSSILPEGIIRYVFRTQEKVHYNGGEESWLIHNPYMAKHQPESALCIPVTVHGTMLGVLYLENKLASGVFPYERIAILLAMASHGIFMCVLQSSSDQSYIESDLEEDQPLPGGMEEPLTDRELEVLALLAAGLSNKEIGDHLIIATGTVKVHVKNIFAKLKVNRRINAVTQAKELKLIGKNTRHPIS, encoded by the coding sequence ATGACAGTGAAAAATTCTATGGAGAATGACCCCGTCAAATCAGAGCTTGGCAGGCTTTCCTCTGATTTGACGTTAAACCATGAAACAGGTGTGACACTTAGGGAATTTATGAATAGTCAAACGTGCATGAAGCCGGATGTGTTTCTCATCCTTGCCAGGGCAATTGCGGCCTCTGTCGGAAAACTTCATCAGCAACAGATCATTCATCTAGATTTACGACCAGAACGTATTGGTGTTCTTTCGAATGTAAACGAGGCATATTTAACCGATTCAGGTTGTGCGGTACATCGTTCGAAGGATGGCTATGTCCGTCCCCTCTACGGCATTATTGAATCAGGCCTGCCCTATTGCTCGCCTGAGCATACCGGCAGAATGTTACGAACCGTAGATGAGCGTAGCGATCTCTATTCATTAGGCATTATTTTCTACGAAATGCTGGTTGACCATCTGCCATTTCTAGCCGACGATCCACTCGAATGGGTATATATGCATTTGGCGCAAAGCCCCCCGCCGCTATTGAATCAAAGAATAGATTTACCCGACGGTCTAGCCGCTATTGTTATGAAGCTATTGGAAAAAAATCCGGATAATCGTTACCAAAATACCGGTTTTCTAATTGCTGATTTGGATAACATAGGACGTTCTAACGATACGTTCCTCATGGAACCGGGTTTTCACGGCAGAGAAAATGAAATTTCAATGCTTACACAAGCCTTTTATTCCGCTTGCTTCGGATCAACAGAAATGGTTTACATCTCTGGTGAAGCAGGAATCGGCAAAACAAGCTTGATGGAAGAGATGTTCCGTAAACAGCAGCATTCAAGAGATTTTTTCTATATTACAGGAAAATTCGAGCAAATATCGAAAGAAAGCCCATATCATCCCATTATTCAGGCATTTCGCGGATTAATGCGTCATTTGCTAGGGGGACGAAAGGAGCAGTCTCAGCTTTGGAGACGAAAGCTGCGAGAAGCTTTGGGCTCAAATGCCCATGTTATTACAGCAATAATTCCTGAAGCTGGGCTGATACTAGGAGACTCGCCTGCTTCGGAGGAGCTTCCGGCCAACGAGTCGAAGAAACGGTTCATTTATGTTTTTCGCAAATTTGTACAATCACTAGCTTCTAAAGAACATCCTCTCGTCCTGTTTATCGATGATTTGCAATGGGCGAATTCTTCATCTCTACAGTTAATTCACGCACTCTTAAACGATCCGGAAAGCCAATATCTGCTGTTTGTATGCGCTTATCGCCATACCGAAACAGACCGAAGCAAGCTGCCAGGGTATGAAGCGGACGGCAGCGTTTCCGATCACGCGCTTGTCCGTCATATTCATTTATCTCCAATGAGCCTTACGCAAATGAACTGTATCGTTATGGAGACGCTGAATAGCGAAGCCGGCACTGCCTTGTCTTTGACGGAATTGCTGTACCATCAATCAGGCGGTAATCCGTTTCACTTCAAACAAATATTGCTTCGCTTGCAGGACGACAGCATTCTGCTTTACAACCACGAGAAACGATGCTGGCAATGGAATTTGGGACAGATTATCGAGCAGGAACCCAGCTATGCGATTCATGATTTGATGGCGCACAAATGGCATCGTCTTTCGAGTAATGCGCAGGAGATGCTCAAGGTTGCAGCCTGTGTAGGAAGCATATTTCATCCCGATTTGATCTCTAGCGTTACAAATCGGAACATTGAAGATATCGTTGCAGAATGGTCCGCGATTGAAGCTGAAGGGATGATTTTGCCATATGAATCAGATAAGTATCGTTTTGCCCATGATAACATTCAGAAGCTAATATACAGTCAGATGGATAATGAGACGAAACAGGCTTTTCATATCCAAATAGGCAGATGCATGAACGGTAAAAACGCCGAGTATGGAGAGAATTCATTTGCTATTGTCAACCATCTGAATAGAGGCTCGAAACGAATAACGGACAGGCAGCAGCTGCTTCAGCTCGTAAAGCTGAATCTGGATGCGGGACACCGCGCCAAAGCCTCTTCTGCCTTCGATATTGCCTTAGGGTATTTCGGAAAAGGGGTGGGACTGCTGCCAGCGGAAGATTGGGACTATGAATTCGAGCTCATCTTCGAATTGCATGCCCAAAAAGCAGAATGTGAATATTTATGTGGCAATCATATGAAGTCAGATCAGGAAATCGATTTCTTGCTTGGTCGTGCACGCAATCCAGTTGAGCGGAGCAGGGTGCAAATGATCCGAATTATGCAGTACATTAATCAAGGTAAATATTTGGAAGGCACTGCTCTTGGTCTTGAAAGCCTGAAGGAGCATCAAATACTTATTTCACCCAATCCGGGAAGCTTCATGCTTCTAATGGAAGGACTGCGAATCGAGGCGTTACTGCGCAATCAGTATGACAGACTCGCTCATTTGGAGGAAATGTCGGATAAAGATCGAATTGCCGCAATGAATTTGATTTTTGCGATTACCCCCTCTACCTTCTTCACCAACAAAAAGGTCTATTTTCTGCTGATGTGCAGAGCCATTCAACTATCGCTTAAATACGGAAATACCCCTGCTTCGGCAGCAGTCTATTCCGCATATGGCATGATTTTGGGGAATGCGTTAGGCAAGTCTGATAAGGGCTACGCCATTTGCAAGGTAGGCGTGGAGCTTTCCGAGCGTTACAATATCACTTCAATAAAAAGCAACACCTATACCATATTCGGCGGGGTACTCTGCCAATTTGCCGGAAATGCCCGCGAAGGAGACGCTTACTTGGCAAAGGCGCTGCGTTTCGGAATGGACTCGGGGGACTATGTGTTTGCTAGCTATGCCATTGGCGCACATATCAACTCCTTGTACACTAGAGCGCCATTAAGTGAATTAGCCAGAGCAATAGCGGACTATATGGCGGTCCTTGATACAACGAATGATGAATTCGTGAGACAAAATTTCTATCTGTATCAGCAAGTTATTCTCGCTCTCCAGGGTGGGACGGATGCACCGGACTCGTTCAGTGGTGCTGGCTTTGAAGAAGAGGAGTTTTTAAATCGGATCCGCAAAGAGGAGACTTCGGCCACAACCTTATTTCAATATAGCACATATAAAACTCAGCTATGCTATATACTGGGCAGCCATGAGGAAGCTATCCGCTGGGCTCAGCAAGCGAAGTCTTATGAGGCATATGCCACTCATTTGCCTCATTTGCCAGAATGCCTATTTTATGAATCACTCGCCACATTCGCCAAATATACACAGTCGCGTAATGGGTCATATAAGAAGAAAAACATCATTCGCAATCTGAGTCGTTTCAGAAAATGGGCGGCATGGAGCCCTACTAATTATCAGTCTAGGCAGTATCTCCTTCAAGCTGAATTTGCTCATGCCTCCAGCGATTTCGCGATGGCTGAGGAGCTGTATGACAAGGCTATACGCGAGGCTAGGGAGCAAGACGATTTACAGGTGACAAGTCTTGCAAGCGAACTTGCGGCTAACTACTATTTGAGACATGATAAGAGAAAAACGGCTTTATTTTATTTGCAATTAGCTATCGATGGCTACAAGCGATGGGAAGTGTCCGTGAAAGTAATGCAACTGGAGGAGCTCATGCTGCACTGGCAGCGGCATGAGGATGCGGATCAAACGTATGTAATCCCACCTACAGCAGGACGAAGTGATACAGAGCAGGCAGCAGGAACATCAGGTTCTCGGAACGAGCTTCATTCCGTGGACAGCATTGATCTCGCGGCAATCCTTAAAACAACTCAGGCGATAACGAATCAGATGGACATGGATACTGTGCTTGCTGAAATCATGAATACCATTATGAAGTATGCAGGTGCAAGTAAGGGCGCTCTGCTAACGGGCAGCAATGATGCTTTATATGTGCAAGTATATGCGGATTCAGAGGCAAAAGCTTATACGCCTCCTTTAGAATTATATGATAGTTCCATCTTGCCGGAAGGGATCATCCGATATGTTTTTCGTACACAAGAGAAGGTCCATTATAACGGAGGAGAAGAGAGTTGGCTAATTCATAACCCGTATATGGCAAAGCACCAACCTGAATCAGCCCTGTGTATCCCCGTAACTGTTCATGGCACTATGCTGGGTGTTCTTTACCTTGAAAACAAGCTTGCAAGCGGTGTATTCCCCTACGAGCGCATTGCTATTCTTCTCGCTATGGCGTCACATGGAATCTTCATGTGCGTGCTGCAAAGCTCGTCAGACCAATCCTATATAGAATCGGATTTGGAGGAAGACCAGCCACTGCCGGGTGGTATGGAGGAACCTCTGACGGATCGTGAGCTGGAGGTTCTAGCCTTATTAGCCGCAGGATTATCCAATAAGGAAATTGGCGATCATCTCATTATTGCCACAGGTACGGTGAAGGTGCATGTAAAAAATATATTTGCTAAATTAAAGGTCAACCGGCGCATAAACGCAGTAACCCAAGCTAAGGAACTAAAATTAATTGGTAAGAACACACGTCATCCTATTTCATGA
- a CDS encoding GNAT family N-acetyltransferase has protein sequence MFAHYRKCQSDEDYAQFTLYFIRNRKEFSRQFSLGDALFHVLESIHDSEILLIFDKNEQLIGWGHYRYVNAKYEYDPEGDIVFINSVIVLPSYRSSSLFSQGFRYMLNQIAAENSSVKFVQFHAQIDNAYLNRLYSKFSSVIRQREGYYGMENVYSVDFGQLHDYLSAKQSRTYR, from the coding sequence ATGTTTGCCCATTATAGGAAGTGTCAAAGTGATGAGGATTATGCACAGTTTACGCTATATTTTATACGCAACCGCAAGGAATTCAGCCGCCAATTCTCATTGGGCGACGCGCTTTTTCACGTATTGGAATCGATTCATGACTCTGAAATTCTGCTAATCTTCGATAAGAATGAGCAGCTCATAGGCTGGGGGCATTATCGCTATGTCAATGCAAAATATGAATACGATCCCGAAGGGGATATCGTCTTTATCAATTCTGTAATTGTACTGCCATCCTATCGCAGCAGCAGCCTCTTTTCTCAAGGATTCCGCTATATGTTGAATCAAATAGCTGCAGAAAACTCTAGCGTAAAGTTTGTTCAATTTCATGCTCAGATTGATAACGCATATCTAAATCGCCTTTATTCCAAGTTTTCCAGTGTAATTAGACAGCGAGAGGGCTACTATGGTATGGAAAATGTTTATTCCGTCGACTTCGGGCAGCTGCACGATTATTTGAGTGCGAAGCAATCCAGAACATATCGTTAG
- a CDS encoding DNA alkylation repair protein produces MNLEMVMQELETLGKDRTKKIYQSNGAQEPLFGVATGQMKPIFKKTKINQPLAEQLYATGNYDAMYFAGIIADPNAMTEADYDRWMDGAYFYMLSDYVVAVTLAEADIAQEVADKWIASGEELKMSAGWSCYCWLLGSRPDDEFTESKMANLLETVKNTIHDAPERTKYAMNNFIYTVGVSYMRLHDKAMEIALEVGPVEVNRDKKKSSFLVASEQIQKAVDKQRLGFKRKHVRC; encoded by the coding sequence ATGAATTTAGAAATGGTTATGCAGGAGCTTGAAACTCTTGGCAAGGATCGAACTAAAAAAATATACCAATCCAATGGCGCACAGGAACCGCTTTTTGGTGTTGCTACAGGCCAAATGAAGCCCATTTTCAAAAAAACAAAAATAAATCAACCGTTGGCTGAGCAGCTTTATGCTACAGGGAACTACGACGCCATGTATTTTGCCGGAATTATTGCAGATCCCAATGCGATGACGGAAGCGGATTATGACCGTTGGATGGATGGAGCTTATTTTTATATGCTGTCCGACTATGTTGTTGCGGTAACCTTGGCAGAAGCCGATATTGCACAAGAAGTGGCTGACAAATGGATCGCAAGCGGAGAAGAACTGAAAATGTCTGCGGGTTGGAGCTGTTACTGCTGGCTTTTGGGGAGTCGGCCGGATGATGAATTTACCGAAAGCAAAATGGCCAATCTGCTCGAAACTGTGAAAAATACGATTCATGATGCTCCCGAACGAACAAAATATGCAATGAATAATTTTATTTACACAGTAGGGGTATCCTACATGCGGCTCCATGATAAAGCAATGGAGATCGCATTGGAAGTAGGCCCGGTAGAAGTTAATCGGGACAAGAAAAAAAGCAGTTTTTTGGTCGCATCTGAACAGATTCAAAAAGCAGTTGATAAACAGCGGCTTGGTTTCAAACGCAAGCATGTAAGATGCTAA
- a CDS encoding monooxygenase → MSYVLQVDFKMNGPFGDEMAEAFSDLAKSINEEDGFMWKIWTENSEKNEAGGIYLFETKETAEKYNIMHTSRLADFGITDINAKIFSVNPKLTEINKGPAYCNESSSPGNPTS, encoded by the coding sequence ATGTCGTACGTATTACAAGTGGATTTTAAAATGAATGGACCGTTCGGAGATGAGATGGCAGAGGCGTTTTCTGATTTAGCAAAAAGTATCAATGAAGAAGATGGATTCATGTGGAAAATCTGGACAGAAAATTCCGAAAAAAATGAAGCCGGTGGAATTTATTTGTTTGAAACAAAAGAAACGGCTGAAAAATATAACATTATGCACACTAGCAGATTAGCTGACTTTGGTATAACAGATATCAATGCAAAAATCTTTTCCGTCAATCCCAAACTTACTGAAATCAATAAGGGACCTGCTTATTGCAATGAGAGTTCTAGTCCGGGAAATCCTACTTCATAG